GTCGGCCGAGAGGAGGAATTGCCGCTCGCCGGCGGAGAGGTCGAAGGTCTCGGCGATCTCGTCGATGGCTTGCGGGGCCTGGCGTAGCAACACTTGGGTGGCGGCGTTGGACACGATGGCTTTGCCCAGGTCGGTGCTGAGCACGTCGGCAGTGTCCTGGGTGGCCACGGTGAGCCCGCACCAGTGTTTGCGGGCGGCTTTGGCCATGCGGAAGAGGAATTTCGCGCCTTCGGGTTGCTGCATCAGCAGCCAGGCTTCGTCGACCACGACCAGCCGGGGACGGCGGTAGGCGGGGTTGGAGACGCGGCGCCAGACCGCGTCGAGCACCAGCAGGGTGCCGATCGCGCGCAGCTCGTCGGGCAGATCGCGCAGGGAGAACACCACGAGGTGCCCGTCCGGGGTGGCGGTGGTGGGCCCGTCGAACAGGTCGGCGAACGACCCGTCGACGAACGGATGCAACCTCGCGGCCAGGTCCGCGGCCACCGCGTCACCGCCGTCGCCGGTGGCGGCGAGCACGTCGCGCAGGTCGCGCAGCAGCGGCGCGGGACGCGTCCAGGTGCGGGTGTCGTCGGTGATCCCGGCGCGGTGGTAGGTGGCGGTGATCGCGGTGTCGAGCACCGCGCGTTCGGCGGCGGTGATTTCGCCGCCGACGAGCACGGCCAGGACGGTGTGCAGGAACAGGCTGCGCCGCCGCAGGGCGTCCTGTGGTGCGGTGCGGCGGCCGCGCGGGTCGGTGTACACGGGCAGGTCGAACGGGTTGAGCCGCACGCCGTTCGCGCCGAGGTGGACGTAGGTGCCGCCGACTTGGGAGGCCAGGCGGGCGTACTCGTTTTCGGGGTCGACGACGAACGCCTGCACCCCGTCGCCGGCCCACCCGCCGTCGCTGTCGCGGTCGTCGCCGAGACTGCGGTAGAGGCTGCGCAGGGTCTCGAGTTTGACGAAGTAGGACTTGCCCGAGCCGCTACGGCCGAGGACAACGGAGTTGTAGTTGTCGCAGGCGAACCGGTCCCAGTGCACCAGCCCGGACGAGCCGATGTTGTAGCCGTAGAGCACGCCGGCGGGGGCCGAGGTGGTTGGGTCGGTCGGGGGCAGATCCGGCGAGGTGAACGGATACGCCGCCGACACTGCCGCGGTGTCGAACGTCCTGGTCAACCCCAGTTGGTCCAGTCCGAGCGGCAGGGTGCTCACCCAGCCCTGCAACGCCCGGTATGTCGCCGGTTTGGCATCGAGCAGCAGCGACGCGCACAGCGACCGCAGTGCCGAGACTTCCTCGGCGAGGGACGTCTCGTCGGGGGCGTGCACTGTCAGGTACAGGCCGAATTTGAAGAGTTTCCCGTCGCCGCGGGCGATGCGCCGCGAGAGGTCGGCGGCGTCCTCGGCGGCGGCATCGACCTCGGGGTCGTCGAGCCGGTCGTGGCGGGCGTTGTGCCTGCGGGACGATTCGAGTTTGGCGCGTTGCTTGCGCAGGCCACTGGCGGCGGTGGCCGGGTCGACGGGCTGGACATGGACCGAGACGTCCAAGCGGGCGGGGTAGGTCAGCAGCGGTGCGAGCCAGCCGGGGTAGACCTCCTGCGGATAGCCGGTCACGCCGAACGAGGCGACGAACTCGTTGCCGACCTCCAGGTGCCGCGCGGTCACCGACAGAGCGTCCGGGGTGAACGCGCCCGCCGACCCGGACCGGGTGGCCGCACGGCGGTTTCTGGTGTGTGTCATCGGGGTTCTACCTGCTTTCGATCTCGTCGTCGTAGTCCCAGTCCTCGTCCTCGGGCAGCCACGGCCCGGCGGCCTGCGAGCGGTCGGAGCGCGACGGTCCAGGGCGTGGCGGCGCGGGCCTGCGAGCCGATGTGCGGACCGGACGCGATGCCGTCGCGACGTCGGCCTCGGTGGGGTCGTCGGTGCCGTAGAGGTCGGTGAAGGTGGCGGTGGAGGTGACGACCTCGTCCGCCCCGGCCAGCGCCGCCGAGGGCGGCAAGAAGGTGTCGGGGTTGCACGCCGCCGCCAATACGCCGGTTGCGGCGGCGGCGTCGAGCGGGGAGGCCACGATCCCGGCGGGGGTGAGCAGTTCGATGGCTTCACCGAGACGGCGCACCAGCCGCTGTTCGGCCGCCTGACGCACCCGGTCATCCACCACCGGCTCGCCGTCGCGGCGGCGTCGCCACGGCAGCACGCCCGCCACAGCAGTGGGAGCTGGCCCGGTGCGCAACGGCTCGCGCAGGACCAACAGCACCTGCCGGCGCAGCAGATCCGCGTGC
The genomic region above belongs to Amycolatopsis sp. YIM 10 and contains:
- a CDS encoding VirB4 family type IV secretion system protein → MTHTRNRRAATRSGSAGAFTPDALSVTARHLEVGNEFVASFGVTGYPQEVYPGWLAPLLTYPARLDVSVHVQPVDPATAASGLRKQRAKLESSRRHNARHDRLDDPEVDAAAEDAADLSRRIARGDGKLFKFGLYLTVHAPDETSLAEEVSALRSLCASLLLDAKPATYRALQGWVSTLPLGLDQLGLTRTFDTAAVSAAYPFTSPDLPPTDPTTSAPAGVLYGYNIGSSGLVHWDRFACDNYNSVVLGRSGSGKSYFVKLETLRSLYRSLGDDRDSDGGWAGDGVQAFVVDPENEYARLASQVGGTYVHLGANGVRLNPFDLPVYTDPRGRRTAPQDALRRRSLFLHTVLAVLVGGEITAAERAVLDTAITATYHRAGITDDTRTWTRPAPLLRDLRDVLAATGDGGDAVAADLAARLHPFVDGSFADLFDGPTTATPDGHLVVFSLRDLPDELRAIGTLLVLDAVWRRVSNPAYRRPRLVVVDEAWLLMQQPEGAKFLFRMAKAARKHWCGLTVATQDTADVLSTDLGKAIVSNAATQVLLRQAPQAIDEIAETFDLSAGERQFLLSADRGQGLLSSGTQRVAFQSLASVTENFLVTTDPAELARFADEEPDATDSGLADAYLDLGPADTAALGADAELDGDGFDDAGQVDLDPA